Proteins from one Syngnathus scovelli strain Florida chromosome 9, RoL_Ssco_1.2, whole genome shotgun sequence genomic window:
- the arnt gene encoding aryl hydrocarbon receptor nuclear translocator isoform X3 produces the protein MLFHSDMSSSNQDLAEADLGMGASGAQASGGAVIPKSSKRRAAPDFDDDEGNKLFRENHSEIERRRRNKMTAYITELSDMVPTCSALARKPDKLTILRMAVSHMKSLRGSGNTNPDGSYKPSFLTDQELKHLILEAADGFLFVVSCESGRIVYVSDSLTPVLNQSQSDWLGSSLYDQLHPDDTEKLREQLSTVENNNTGRMLDLKTGTVKKESQQSSARMTMGARRSFICRMRCGSCPVEPVSMNRLNFLRNRNRNGLGVAKEGEPQYVVVHCTGYIKSWPPAGVSLSDNQADNAQGSRYCLVAIGRLQVTCCPGDTDVNSISVPVEFISRHNCQGIFTFVDHRCVAAVSYQPQELLGKNILELAHPEDQGLLRDSFQQVMKLKGQVLSVMFRFRSKSREWIWMRTSSFTFQNPFSEEIEYIICTNVNVKNATQDPLTPARSPGGLLPPSLCQSGSNSPPVVVSPRQVATRQLQQQQQQAELEGGGASDSLYEAGPITLSQVPVQPATSAGPDHGKSLEKPDLYPSSLFQGPGQSKGVAAPPTPSAQIYPPVNNFNTGHNASDAYRPVSMVPQVAQPAHSAGQMLAQLSRQNGAPQPVTPSNIASPLHRGPAGGWAGPGAGAGTQFTNQQVAPQAAKTMSPPFASMGGFGGGSSTSFGQMPTGAAPSQTSVPNYPQINARASVNTNGYDASQSQFPSRAAEAVWPQWQGQQQHSQSNAEQQPHAQANQQDMFTDVLSMLDQPSNFNSDDFDIPMYPSFHE, from the exons ATGTTATTCCACTCGGACATGTCATCTTCAAACCAAG ATTTAGCTGAGGCAGATCTGGGCATGGGGGCCAGCGGGGCCCAAGCGAGCGGCGGGGCCGTCATACCAAAAAGCAGCAAGAGACGAGCAGC GCCCGATTTTGATGACGACGAAGGAAACAAGTTGTTCAG GGAGAACCACAGCGAGATCGAGCGACGGCGGCGGAATAAGATGACGGCCTATATCACGGAGCTGTCGGACATGGTGCCTACCTGCAGCGCGCTGGCGCGCAAGCCCGACAAGCTCACCATCCTGCGCATGGCCGTGTCGCACATGAAGTCGCTGAGAGGCAGTGGCAACACCAACCCGGACGGCTCCTACAAGCCCTCCTTTCTCACCGACCAG GAGCTGAAGCACCTCATCCTGGAGGCAGCTGACGGCTTTCTGTTCGTGGTGTCATGCGAGAGCGGTCGCATCGTTTACGTGTCGGACTCGTTGACGCCCGTCCTCAACCAGTCACAATCCGACTGGCTGGGCTCATCGCTCTATGACCAGCTGCATCCTGATGACACGGAGAAGCTGAGGGAGCAGCTGTCCACGGTGGAGAACAACAACACGG GGAGGATGTTGGACTTGAAAACGGGAACGGTGAAGAAGGAGAGCCAGCAGTCCTCGGCCAGGATGACGATGGGAGCCCGTCGCTCGTTCATATGCCGAATGAG GTGTGGGTCGTGTCCGGTGGAACCCGTGTCCATGAACAGACTCAACTTCCTTAGGAATAGAAACAG GAACGGTTTGGGTGTTGCAAAGGAGGGAGAGCCGCAGTATGTGGTGGTCCACTGTACAGGATACATCAAATCTTGGCCGCCTGCAG GTGTCTCCTTATCAGACAACCAAGCGGACAACGCTCAGGGGAGTCGCTACTGTCTCGTTGCCATCGGCAGACTGCAG GTGACTTGCTGTCCAGGTGACACAGACGTCAACAGCATCAGCGTTCCGGTGGAGTTCATCTCGCGCCATAACTGCCAGGGCATTTTCACCTTTGTCGACCACCGATGCGTGGCGGCCGTCAGCTACCAGCCACAG GAGCTGTTGGGAAAGAATATTCTTGAACTTGCCCATCCCGAGGACCAGGGCTTGCTCCGGGACAGCTTTCAACAG GTGATGAAGCTGAAGGGTCAAGTCCTTTCAGTGATGTTCCGCTTCCGCTCCAAATCGAGAGAATGGATTTGGATGAGAACCAGCTCCTTCACCTTCCAGAACCCGTTTTCCGAAGAGATTGAATACATCATCTGTACAAATGTCAACGTCAA AAATGCGACTCAGGACCCTCTCACACCCGCCCGCTCCCCAGGGGGTTTGCTGCCCCCCTCCCTGTGTCAGAGCGGCTCAAACAGCCCCCCTGTGGTTGTTAGTCCCAGGCAGGTAGCTACCAG GCaattgcagcagcaacagcagcaggccGAGCtggaagggggcggggccagtgaCAGCCTGTATGAGGCGGGACCGATAACGCTCTCGCAG GTGCCGGTGCAGCCAGCGACTTCGGCTGGGCCGGACCACGGCAAGAGCCTGGAGAAGCCCGACCTGTACCCGTCGTCCCTTTTCCAAGGCCCCGGTCAAAGCAAGGGCGTGGCCGCACCTCCAACGCCCTCAGCCCAAATCTACCCCCCTGTCAACAACTTCAACACCGGCCACAACGCCAGCGATGCATACAG GCCAGTCAGCATGGTGCCACAGGTGGCGCAACCGGCCCACTCGGCGGGGCAGATGCTAGCCCAGCTGTCCCGGCAGAATGGAGCCCCGCAGCCTGTCACCCCCTCCAACATCGCCAGCCCCCTCCACAGAGGACCGGCAGGAGGCTGGGCCGGTCCCGGAGCAGGCGCCGGAACCCAATTCACAAATCAG CAGGTCGCTCCCCAAGCAGCTAAGACCATGTCTCCGCCGTTTGCTTCCATGGGTGGGTTTGGAGGCGGCTCTTCTACTTCTTTTGGCCAGATGCCCACTGGTGCAGCTCCCAGTCAAACCAGCGTCCCAAACTACCCACAAATCAATGCACGTGCCAGCGTCAACACAAATGGTTATG ATGCTTCTCAGTCGCAGTTCCCCTCCCGGGCAGCGGAGGCGGTGTGGCCCCAGTGGCAGGGCCAGCAGCAGCACTCACAGAGCAATGCCGAGCAGCAGCCTCACGCGCAAGCCAACCAGCAAGACATGTTTACT GACGTGTTGTCCATGCTGGACCAGCCCAGCAACTTCAATAGCGATGACTTTGATATTCCCATGTACCCCTCATTTCACGAGTGA
- the arnt gene encoding aryl hydrocarbon receptor nuclear translocator isoform X5, with translation MLFHSDMSSSNQDLAEADLGMGASGAQASGGAVIPKSSKRRAAPDFDDDEGNKLFRCDDDTGGSNDKERFARENHSEIERRRRNKMTAYITELSDMVPTCSALARKPDKLTILRMAVSHMKSLRGSGNTNPDGSYKPSFLTDQELKHLILEAADGFLFVVSCESGRIVYVSDSLTPVLNQSQSDWLGSSLYDQLHPDDTEKLREQLSTVENNNTGRMLDLKTGTVKKESQQSSARMTMGARRSFICRMRCGSCPVEPVSMNRLNFLRNRNRNGLGVAKEGEPQYVVVHCTGYIKSWPPAGVSLSDNQADNAQGSRYCLVAIGRLQVTCCPGDTDVNSISVPVEFISRHNCQGIFTFVDHRCVAAVSYQPQELLGKNILELAHPEDQGLLRDSFQQVMKLKGQVLSVMFRFRSKSREWIWMRTSSFTFQNPFSEEIEYIICTNVNVKQLQQQQQQAELEGGGASDSLYEAGPITLSQVPVQPATSAGPDHGKSLEKPDLYPSSLFQGPGQSKGVAAPPTPSAQIYPPVNNFNTGHNASDAYRPVSMVPQVAQPAHSAGQMLAQLSRQNGAPQPVTPSNIASPLHRGPAGGWAGPGAGAGTQFTNQVAPQAAKTMSPPFASMGGFGGGSSTSFGQMPTGAAPSQTSVPNYPQINARASVNTNGYDASQSQFPSRAAEAVWPQWQGQQQHSQSNAEQQPHAQANQQDMFTDVLSMLDQPSNFNSDDFDIPMYPSFHE, from the exons ATGTTATTCCACTCGGACATGTCATCTTCAAACCAAG ATTTAGCTGAGGCAGATCTGGGCATGGGGGCCAGCGGGGCCCAAGCGAGCGGCGGGGCCGTCATACCAAAAAGCAGCAAGAGACGAGCAGC GCCCGATTTTGATGACGACGAAGGAAACAAGTTGTTCAG GTGCGACGATGACACGGGTGGCTCCAACGACAAAGAGCGCTTCGCTAG GGAGAACCACAGCGAGATCGAGCGACGGCGGCGGAATAAGATGACGGCCTATATCACGGAGCTGTCGGACATGGTGCCTACCTGCAGCGCGCTGGCGCGCAAGCCCGACAAGCTCACCATCCTGCGCATGGCCGTGTCGCACATGAAGTCGCTGAGAGGCAGTGGCAACACCAACCCGGACGGCTCCTACAAGCCCTCCTTTCTCACCGACCAG GAGCTGAAGCACCTCATCCTGGAGGCAGCTGACGGCTTTCTGTTCGTGGTGTCATGCGAGAGCGGTCGCATCGTTTACGTGTCGGACTCGTTGACGCCCGTCCTCAACCAGTCACAATCCGACTGGCTGGGCTCATCGCTCTATGACCAGCTGCATCCTGATGACACGGAGAAGCTGAGGGAGCAGCTGTCCACGGTGGAGAACAACAACACGG GGAGGATGTTGGACTTGAAAACGGGAACGGTGAAGAAGGAGAGCCAGCAGTCCTCGGCCAGGATGACGATGGGAGCCCGTCGCTCGTTCATATGCCGAATGAG GTGTGGGTCGTGTCCGGTGGAACCCGTGTCCATGAACAGACTCAACTTCCTTAGGAATAGAAACAG GAACGGTTTGGGTGTTGCAAAGGAGGGAGAGCCGCAGTATGTGGTGGTCCACTGTACAGGATACATCAAATCTTGGCCGCCTGCAG GTGTCTCCTTATCAGACAACCAAGCGGACAACGCTCAGGGGAGTCGCTACTGTCTCGTTGCCATCGGCAGACTGCAG GTGACTTGCTGTCCAGGTGACACAGACGTCAACAGCATCAGCGTTCCGGTGGAGTTCATCTCGCGCCATAACTGCCAGGGCATTTTCACCTTTGTCGACCACCGATGCGTGGCGGCCGTCAGCTACCAGCCACAG GAGCTGTTGGGAAAGAATATTCTTGAACTTGCCCATCCCGAGGACCAGGGCTTGCTCCGGGACAGCTTTCAACAG GTGATGAAGCTGAAGGGTCAAGTCCTTTCAGTGATGTTCCGCTTCCGCTCCAAATCGAGAGAATGGATTTGGATGAGAACCAGCTCCTTCACCTTCCAGAACCCGTTTTCCGAAGAGATTGAATACATCATCTGTACAAATGTCAACGTCAA GCaattgcagcagcaacagcagcaggccGAGCtggaagggggcggggccagtgaCAGCCTGTATGAGGCGGGACCGATAACGCTCTCGCAG GTGCCGGTGCAGCCAGCGACTTCGGCTGGGCCGGACCACGGCAAGAGCCTGGAGAAGCCCGACCTGTACCCGTCGTCCCTTTTCCAAGGCCCCGGTCAAAGCAAGGGCGTGGCCGCACCTCCAACGCCCTCAGCCCAAATCTACCCCCCTGTCAACAACTTCAACACCGGCCACAACGCCAGCGATGCATACAG GCCAGTCAGCATGGTGCCACAGGTGGCGCAACCGGCCCACTCGGCGGGGCAGATGCTAGCCCAGCTGTCCCGGCAGAATGGAGCCCCGCAGCCTGTCACCCCCTCCAACATCGCCAGCCCCCTCCACAGAGGACCGGCAGGAGGCTGGGCCGGTCCCGGAGCAGGCGCCGGAACCCAATTCACAAATCAG GTCGCTCCCCAAGCAGCTAAGACCATGTCTCCGCCGTTTGCTTCCATGGGTGGGTTTGGAGGCGGCTCTTCTACTTCTTTTGGCCAGATGCCCACTGGTGCAGCTCCCAGTCAAACCAGCGTCCCAAACTACCCACAAATCAATGCACGTGCCAGCGTCAACACAAATGGTTATG ATGCTTCTCAGTCGCAGTTCCCCTCCCGGGCAGCGGAGGCGGTGTGGCCCCAGTGGCAGGGCCAGCAGCAGCACTCACAGAGCAATGCCGAGCAGCAGCCTCACGCGCAAGCCAACCAGCAAGACATGTTTACT GACGTGTTGTCCATGCTGGACCAGCCCAGCAACTTCAATAGCGATGACTTTGATATTCCCATGTACCCCTCATTTCACGAGTGA
- the arnt gene encoding aryl hydrocarbon receptor nuclear translocator isoform X1 — protein sequence MLFHSDMSSSNQDLAEADLGMGASGAQASGGAVIPKSSKRRAAPDFDDDEGNKLFRCDDDTGGSNDKERFARENHSEIERRRRNKMTAYITELSDMVPTCSALARKPDKLTILRMAVSHMKSLRGSGNTNPDGSYKPSFLTDQELKHLILEAADGFLFVVSCESGRIVYVSDSLTPVLNQSQSDWLGSSLYDQLHPDDTEKLREQLSTVENNNTGRMLDLKTGTVKKESQQSSARMTMGARRSFICRMRCGSCPVEPVSMNRLNFLRNRNRNGLGVAKEGEPQYVVVHCTGYIKSWPPAGVSLSDNQADNAQGSRYCLVAIGRLQVTCCPGDTDVNSISVPVEFISRHNCQGIFTFVDHRCVAAVSYQPQELLGKNILELAHPEDQGLLRDSFQQVMKLKGQVLSVMFRFRSKSREWIWMRTSSFTFQNPFSEEIEYIICTNVNVKNATQDPLTPARSPGGLLPPSLCQSGSNSPPVVVSPRQVATRQLQQQQQQAELEGGGASDSLYEAGPITLSQVPVQPATSAGPDHGKSLEKPDLYPSSLFQGPGQSKGVAAPPTPSAQIYPPVNNFNTGHNASDAYRPVSMVPQVAQPAHSAGQMLAQLSRQNGAPQPVTPSNIASPLHRGPAGGWAGPGAGAGTQFTNQQVAPQAAKTMSPPFASMGGFGGGSSTSFGQMPTGAAPSQTSVPNYPQINARASVNTNGYDASQSQFPSRAAEAVWPQWQGQQQHSQSNAEQQPHAQANQQDMFTDVLSMLDQPSNFNSDDFDIPMYPSFHE from the exons ATGTTATTCCACTCGGACATGTCATCTTCAAACCAAG ATTTAGCTGAGGCAGATCTGGGCATGGGGGCCAGCGGGGCCCAAGCGAGCGGCGGGGCCGTCATACCAAAAAGCAGCAAGAGACGAGCAGC GCCCGATTTTGATGACGACGAAGGAAACAAGTTGTTCAG GTGCGACGATGACACGGGTGGCTCCAACGACAAAGAGCGCTTCGCTAG GGAGAACCACAGCGAGATCGAGCGACGGCGGCGGAATAAGATGACGGCCTATATCACGGAGCTGTCGGACATGGTGCCTACCTGCAGCGCGCTGGCGCGCAAGCCCGACAAGCTCACCATCCTGCGCATGGCCGTGTCGCACATGAAGTCGCTGAGAGGCAGTGGCAACACCAACCCGGACGGCTCCTACAAGCCCTCCTTTCTCACCGACCAG GAGCTGAAGCACCTCATCCTGGAGGCAGCTGACGGCTTTCTGTTCGTGGTGTCATGCGAGAGCGGTCGCATCGTTTACGTGTCGGACTCGTTGACGCCCGTCCTCAACCAGTCACAATCCGACTGGCTGGGCTCATCGCTCTATGACCAGCTGCATCCTGATGACACGGAGAAGCTGAGGGAGCAGCTGTCCACGGTGGAGAACAACAACACGG GGAGGATGTTGGACTTGAAAACGGGAACGGTGAAGAAGGAGAGCCAGCAGTCCTCGGCCAGGATGACGATGGGAGCCCGTCGCTCGTTCATATGCCGAATGAG GTGTGGGTCGTGTCCGGTGGAACCCGTGTCCATGAACAGACTCAACTTCCTTAGGAATAGAAACAG GAACGGTTTGGGTGTTGCAAAGGAGGGAGAGCCGCAGTATGTGGTGGTCCACTGTACAGGATACATCAAATCTTGGCCGCCTGCAG GTGTCTCCTTATCAGACAACCAAGCGGACAACGCTCAGGGGAGTCGCTACTGTCTCGTTGCCATCGGCAGACTGCAG GTGACTTGCTGTCCAGGTGACACAGACGTCAACAGCATCAGCGTTCCGGTGGAGTTCATCTCGCGCCATAACTGCCAGGGCATTTTCACCTTTGTCGACCACCGATGCGTGGCGGCCGTCAGCTACCAGCCACAG GAGCTGTTGGGAAAGAATATTCTTGAACTTGCCCATCCCGAGGACCAGGGCTTGCTCCGGGACAGCTTTCAACAG GTGATGAAGCTGAAGGGTCAAGTCCTTTCAGTGATGTTCCGCTTCCGCTCCAAATCGAGAGAATGGATTTGGATGAGAACCAGCTCCTTCACCTTCCAGAACCCGTTTTCCGAAGAGATTGAATACATCATCTGTACAAATGTCAACGTCAA AAATGCGACTCAGGACCCTCTCACACCCGCCCGCTCCCCAGGGGGTTTGCTGCCCCCCTCCCTGTGTCAGAGCGGCTCAAACAGCCCCCCTGTGGTTGTTAGTCCCAGGCAGGTAGCTACCAG GCaattgcagcagcaacagcagcaggccGAGCtggaagggggcggggccagtgaCAGCCTGTATGAGGCGGGACCGATAACGCTCTCGCAG GTGCCGGTGCAGCCAGCGACTTCGGCTGGGCCGGACCACGGCAAGAGCCTGGAGAAGCCCGACCTGTACCCGTCGTCCCTTTTCCAAGGCCCCGGTCAAAGCAAGGGCGTGGCCGCACCTCCAACGCCCTCAGCCCAAATCTACCCCCCTGTCAACAACTTCAACACCGGCCACAACGCCAGCGATGCATACAG GCCAGTCAGCATGGTGCCACAGGTGGCGCAACCGGCCCACTCGGCGGGGCAGATGCTAGCCCAGCTGTCCCGGCAGAATGGAGCCCCGCAGCCTGTCACCCCCTCCAACATCGCCAGCCCCCTCCACAGAGGACCGGCAGGAGGCTGGGCCGGTCCCGGAGCAGGCGCCGGAACCCAATTCACAAATCAG CAGGTCGCTCCCCAAGCAGCTAAGACCATGTCTCCGCCGTTTGCTTCCATGGGTGGGTTTGGAGGCGGCTCTTCTACTTCTTTTGGCCAGATGCCCACTGGTGCAGCTCCCAGTCAAACCAGCGTCCCAAACTACCCACAAATCAATGCACGTGCCAGCGTCAACACAAATGGTTATG ATGCTTCTCAGTCGCAGTTCCCCTCCCGGGCAGCGGAGGCGGTGTGGCCCCAGTGGCAGGGCCAGCAGCAGCACTCACAGAGCAATGCCGAGCAGCAGCCTCACGCGCAAGCCAACCAGCAAGACATGTTTACT GACGTGTTGTCCATGCTGGACCAGCCCAGCAACTTCAATAGCGATGACTTTGATATTCCCATGTACCCCTCATTTCACGAGTGA
- the arnt gene encoding aryl hydrocarbon receptor nuclear translocator isoform X2, whose protein sequence is MLFHSDMSSSNQDLAEADLGMGASGAQASGGAVIPKSSKRRAAPDFDDDEGNKLFRCDDDTGGSNDKERFARENHSEIERRRRNKMTAYITELSDMVPTCSALARKPDKLTILRMAVSHMKSLRGSGNTNPDGSYKPSFLTDQELKHLILEAADGFLFVVSCESGRIVYVSDSLTPVLNQSQSDWLGSSLYDQLHPDDTEKLREQLSTVENNNTGRMLDLKTGTVKKESQQSSARMTMGARRSFICRMRCGSCPVEPVSMNRLNFLRNRNRNGLGVAKEGEPQYVVVHCTGYIKSWPPAGVSLSDNQADNAQGSRYCLVAIGRLQVTCCPGDTDVNSISVPVEFISRHNCQGIFTFVDHRCVAAVSYQPQELLGKNILELAHPEDQGLLRDSFQQVMKLKGQVLSVMFRFRSKSREWIWMRTSSFTFQNPFSEEIEYIICTNVNVKNATQDPLTPARSPGGLLPPSLCQSGSNSPPVVVSPRQVATRQLQQQQQQAELEGGGASDSLYEAGPITLSQVPVQPATSAGPDHGKSLEKPDLYPSSLFQGPGQSKGVAAPPTPSAQIYPPVNNFNTGHNASDAYRPVSMVPQVAQPAHSAGQMLAQLSRQNGAPQPVTPSNIASPLHRGPAGGWAGPGAGAGTQFTNQVAPQAAKTMSPPFASMGGFGGGSSTSFGQMPTGAAPSQTSVPNYPQINARASVNTNGYDASQSQFPSRAAEAVWPQWQGQQQHSQSNAEQQPHAQANQQDMFTDVLSMLDQPSNFNSDDFDIPMYPSFHE, encoded by the exons ATGTTATTCCACTCGGACATGTCATCTTCAAACCAAG ATTTAGCTGAGGCAGATCTGGGCATGGGGGCCAGCGGGGCCCAAGCGAGCGGCGGGGCCGTCATACCAAAAAGCAGCAAGAGACGAGCAGC GCCCGATTTTGATGACGACGAAGGAAACAAGTTGTTCAG GTGCGACGATGACACGGGTGGCTCCAACGACAAAGAGCGCTTCGCTAG GGAGAACCACAGCGAGATCGAGCGACGGCGGCGGAATAAGATGACGGCCTATATCACGGAGCTGTCGGACATGGTGCCTACCTGCAGCGCGCTGGCGCGCAAGCCCGACAAGCTCACCATCCTGCGCATGGCCGTGTCGCACATGAAGTCGCTGAGAGGCAGTGGCAACACCAACCCGGACGGCTCCTACAAGCCCTCCTTTCTCACCGACCAG GAGCTGAAGCACCTCATCCTGGAGGCAGCTGACGGCTTTCTGTTCGTGGTGTCATGCGAGAGCGGTCGCATCGTTTACGTGTCGGACTCGTTGACGCCCGTCCTCAACCAGTCACAATCCGACTGGCTGGGCTCATCGCTCTATGACCAGCTGCATCCTGATGACACGGAGAAGCTGAGGGAGCAGCTGTCCACGGTGGAGAACAACAACACGG GGAGGATGTTGGACTTGAAAACGGGAACGGTGAAGAAGGAGAGCCAGCAGTCCTCGGCCAGGATGACGATGGGAGCCCGTCGCTCGTTCATATGCCGAATGAG GTGTGGGTCGTGTCCGGTGGAACCCGTGTCCATGAACAGACTCAACTTCCTTAGGAATAGAAACAG GAACGGTTTGGGTGTTGCAAAGGAGGGAGAGCCGCAGTATGTGGTGGTCCACTGTACAGGATACATCAAATCTTGGCCGCCTGCAG GTGTCTCCTTATCAGACAACCAAGCGGACAACGCTCAGGGGAGTCGCTACTGTCTCGTTGCCATCGGCAGACTGCAG GTGACTTGCTGTCCAGGTGACACAGACGTCAACAGCATCAGCGTTCCGGTGGAGTTCATCTCGCGCCATAACTGCCAGGGCATTTTCACCTTTGTCGACCACCGATGCGTGGCGGCCGTCAGCTACCAGCCACAG GAGCTGTTGGGAAAGAATATTCTTGAACTTGCCCATCCCGAGGACCAGGGCTTGCTCCGGGACAGCTTTCAACAG GTGATGAAGCTGAAGGGTCAAGTCCTTTCAGTGATGTTCCGCTTCCGCTCCAAATCGAGAGAATGGATTTGGATGAGAACCAGCTCCTTCACCTTCCAGAACCCGTTTTCCGAAGAGATTGAATACATCATCTGTACAAATGTCAACGTCAA AAATGCGACTCAGGACCCTCTCACACCCGCCCGCTCCCCAGGGGGTTTGCTGCCCCCCTCCCTGTGTCAGAGCGGCTCAAACAGCCCCCCTGTGGTTGTTAGTCCCAGGCAGGTAGCTACCAG GCaattgcagcagcaacagcagcaggccGAGCtggaagggggcggggccagtgaCAGCCTGTATGAGGCGGGACCGATAACGCTCTCGCAG GTGCCGGTGCAGCCAGCGACTTCGGCTGGGCCGGACCACGGCAAGAGCCTGGAGAAGCCCGACCTGTACCCGTCGTCCCTTTTCCAAGGCCCCGGTCAAAGCAAGGGCGTGGCCGCACCTCCAACGCCCTCAGCCCAAATCTACCCCCCTGTCAACAACTTCAACACCGGCCACAACGCCAGCGATGCATACAG GCCAGTCAGCATGGTGCCACAGGTGGCGCAACCGGCCCACTCGGCGGGGCAGATGCTAGCCCAGCTGTCCCGGCAGAATGGAGCCCCGCAGCCTGTCACCCCCTCCAACATCGCCAGCCCCCTCCACAGAGGACCGGCAGGAGGCTGGGCCGGTCCCGGAGCAGGCGCCGGAACCCAATTCACAAATCAG GTCGCTCCCCAAGCAGCTAAGACCATGTCTCCGCCGTTTGCTTCCATGGGTGGGTTTGGAGGCGGCTCTTCTACTTCTTTTGGCCAGATGCCCACTGGTGCAGCTCCCAGTCAAACCAGCGTCCCAAACTACCCACAAATCAATGCACGTGCCAGCGTCAACACAAATGGTTATG ATGCTTCTCAGTCGCAGTTCCCCTCCCGGGCAGCGGAGGCGGTGTGGCCCCAGTGGCAGGGCCAGCAGCAGCACTCACAGAGCAATGCCGAGCAGCAGCCTCACGCGCAAGCCAACCAGCAAGACATGTTTACT GACGTGTTGTCCATGCTGGACCAGCCCAGCAACTTCAATAGCGATGACTTTGATATTCCCATGTACCCCTCATTTCACGAGTGA